In Spirosoma linguale DSM 74, one genomic interval encodes:
- a CDS encoding transcriptional regulator, AraC family (PFAM: helix-turn-helix- domain containing protein AraC type~SMART: Helix-turn-helix, AraC domain~KEGG: xau:Xaut_0983 helix-turn-helix domain- containing protein) — MLRIRGMVCARCIDVVQSELTQAGFDVLAVQLGKVTLRDPLTSNDMERIQTVLSKQGFSLLEGQQKLTVHQRTKTFVDSYFAQATDLSESKIGTPNRRLSTQIQDALGLDYDTISGQFTKTEGITLERYIILRRIDKVKEWLVYSDETLTEIAHRTGYSSVQHLSNQFRQQTGLTPSYFRQVRQQKQALQQGTL, encoded by the coding sequence TTGCTACGAATTCGGGGCATGGTGTGCGCCCGGTGCATCGATGTCGTTCAAAGCGAACTGACCCAGGCTGGCTTCGATGTCCTTGCCGTTCAGTTAGGAAAGGTTACGCTGCGAGACCCTTTAACGTCGAATGACATGGAGCGCATCCAGACCGTTTTATCGAAACAGGGATTTAGTCTGCTTGAGGGCCAACAGAAACTGACTGTTCACCAGCGAACCAAAACGTTTGTTGATTCCTATTTCGCCCAGGCGACTGACCTTAGTGAAAGCAAAATCGGAACGCCAAACCGCCGTCTATCAACCCAGATTCAGGACGCGCTGGGCCTGGATTATGACACCATCAGCGGTCAGTTTACAAAAACAGAGGGCATCACGTTGGAACGGTATATCATCCTCCGGCGAATCGACAAGGTGAAAGAATGGCTGGTCTACTCAGATGAGACCCTCACCGAAATTGCCCACCGAACGGGTTACAGTAGTGTGCAACATCTTTCCAACCAATTTCGGCAGCAGACCGGCCTGACTCCTTCCTATTTCCGTCAGGTACGTCAACAGAAACAAGCGTTACAGCAGGGGACCCTGTAA
- a CDS encoding copper-translocating P-type ATPase (TIGRFAM: copper-translocating P-type ATPase; heavy metal translocating P-type ATPase; ATPase, P-type (transporting), HAD superfamily, subfamily IC~PFAM: E1-E2 ATPase-associated domain protein; Heavy metal transport/detoxification protein; Haloacid dehalogenase domain protein hydrolase~KEGG: gbm:Gbem_2170 copper-translocating P-type ATPase), with protein MMTQPITAPAKSATRGELTRQTFPVLEMTCAACAVSVESMLSHTPGIAKAAVNYANQSASVEYDAKLITPAGMQQVIQSIGYDLVVDVDDPQQVQQEAQQRQYESLKKRTLWAGILSVPVVVLGMFFMNAPSANWIMMALSAPVVFWLGRSYFVNAWKQARHGKTNMDTLVALSTGIAFLFSAFNTFYPQFWHSRGLHPHVYFEAAAVVIAFISLGKLLEERAKSNTGSAIKKLMGLQPKTVRVVEGDTDRELPIALVRVGQVIVVRPGEKIPVDGVVESGNSFVDESMISGEPVPVEKRPGGLVFAGTINQKGAFRFKAQKVGGETVLAQIIRMVQEAQGSKAPVQKLVDKIAGIFVPVVIGIAILTFGAWMLLGGENAFTHALLTSVTVLVIACPCALGLATPTAIMVGVGKGADNNILIKDAESLELGYKVNAVVLDKTGTITEGKPTVTDLAWQVSDGEVANLLPILYALESQSEHPLADAVVERLRGNGISGTALEEFESLTGRGVSGRYGNTTYAVGNARLLTERGVGVDRAVQLLATGWQNEAKTVVYFADQTRVLAVLAIADPVKETSREAIHTLRKRGIAVYMMTGDNAQTAEAVAKAVGLSDFRAEALSADKAAFVKELQQQGKVVAMIGDGINDSQALAQADVSIAMGRGSDIAMDVAKMTLITSDLNSVPKALQLSRKTVQTIRQNLFWAFIYNLIGIPIAAGLLYPVNGFLLNPMIAGAAMALSSVSVVTNSLRLRATKL; from the coding sequence ATGATGACCCAACCCATTACTGCTCCTGCAAAATCCGCAACTAGGGGTGAGCTAACCCGCCAAACGTTTCCAGTACTGGAGATGACCTGCGCAGCTTGTGCCGTCAGTGTCGAGTCCATGCTTAGCCATACACCCGGCATTGCGAAAGCGGCTGTCAATTACGCCAACCAGTCGGCTTCGGTCGAGTATGACGCTAAACTGATTACCCCGGCCGGGATGCAGCAGGTAATACAGTCGATTGGCTACGACTTAGTGGTCGACGTTGACGATCCTCAGCAGGTACAACAGGAAGCGCAACAGCGACAGTACGAATCGCTGAAGAAGCGAACCTTGTGGGCAGGCATTCTTTCCGTTCCAGTGGTCGTATTGGGTATGTTCTTCATGAATGCGCCCAGCGCCAACTGGATTATGATGGCGCTGTCAGCACCGGTGGTGTTCTGGCTGGGGCGGTCCTACTTCGTCAACGCCTGGAAGCAGGCCCGTCATGGCAAGACCAACATGGACACGCTGGTGGCACTCTCAACGGGCATTGCCTTTCTGTTTAGTGCCTTCAATACATTTTACCCCCAATTCTGGCACAGTCGGGGCCTTCACCCACACGTTTATTTTGAAGCCGCTGCGGTAGTCATTGCCTTTATTTCATTGGGTAAGCTGCTGGAAGAACGGGCCAAATCGAACACCGGCTCGGCGATCAAGAAACTGATGGGCCTGCAACCCAAAACCGTCCGCGTTGTCGAGGGTGACACTGACCGCGAATTACCCATTGCACTGGTACGCGTCGGACAGGTCATTGTCGTGCGACCGGGCGAGAAGATTCCGGTGGATGGCGTGGTCGAGTCAGGTAACTCGTTCGTCGATGAAAGTATGATTTCGGGTGAGCCGGTGCCGGTTGAAAAGCGACCGGGCGGGTTGGTCTTTGCCGGGACCATCAACCAGAAAGGTGCATTTCGATTCAAGGCACAGAAGGTAGGGGGTGAAACCGTACTGGCGCAGATTATCCGAATGGTGCAGGAAGCCCAGGGCAGCAAAGCACCCGTACAGAAATTAGTGGATAAAATTGCCGGGATTTTCGTGCCCGTTGTCATTGGTATTGCCATCCTGACGTTCGGAGCCTGGATGCTCTTAGGAGGTGAAAACGCGTTTACTCATGCTTTGCTGACCTCCGTTACGGTGCTGGTCATTGCCTGTCCCTGTGCGCTGGGGCTGGCTACGCCAACGGCCATCATGGTCGGTGTAGGCAAAGGGGCCGACAATAATATTTTGATCAAAGATGCGGAAAGTTTGGAACTCGGTTACAAAGTCAATGCCGTCGTACTCGACAAAACCGGCACCATTACCGAAGGCAAACCGACCGTAACGGATCTGGCCTGGCAGGTAAGCGACGGTGAGGTGGCCAATTTATTGCCCATACTCTACGCGCTGGAGTCCCAATCTGAACACCCTCTGGCCGATGCTGTCGTCGAGCGGCTACGAGGTAACGGCATCAGCGGCACGGCTCTTGAGGAGTTTGAGAGCTTGACCGGCCGGGGCGTTTCAGGCCGCTACGGGAACACGACGTATGCCGTGGGTAACGCCCGGCTATTAACGGAGCGTGGTGTTGGGGTTGACCGGGCGGTTCAACTGTTGGCAACTGGCTGGCAAAACGAAGCGAAAACGGTCGTGTATTTCGCCGATCAGACGCGCGTTCTGGCGGTACTGGCCATTGCCGATCCGGTAAAAGAGACCTCCCGTGAAGCCATTCATACACTCAGAAAACGGGGTATTGCCGTGTACATGATGACCGGCGACAACGCGCAAACGGCTGAGGCTGTGGCCAAAGCCGTCGGCCTGAGTGATTTCCGGGCCGAAGCCCTGTCCGCCGATAAAGCCGCGTTTGTGAAGGAGCTTCAGCAACAGGGCAAGGTCGTGGCCATGATTGGCGATGGCATCAACGACTCGCAGGCACTGGCGCAGGCCGATGTCAGTATTGCGATGGGACGCGGTTCTGACATCGCAATGGATGTAGCCAAGATGACGCTCATTACCTCCGACCTGAACAGTGTACCCAAGGCTTTGCAACTCTCCCGTAAAACCGTGCAGACTATCCGGCAAAATTTATTCTGGGCCTTCATCTATAACCTAATTGGGATTCCCATTGCAGCCGGGTTGTTATACCCCGTGAATGGCTTTCTGTTGAACCCGATGATTGCCGGGGCTGCGATGGCACTTAGCTCCGTGTCAGTGGTTACGAACAGCCTGCGGCTACGGGCGACTAAGCTGTAA
- a CDS encoding protein of unknown function DUF305 (PFAM: protein of unknown function DUF305~KEGG: sml:Smlt2438 hypothetical protein) has protein sequence METHNQHTDQARSMQQGHTMAGQNHYGKLAIMGVLSFLSMYTLMYSMVDRFENVIPNVNQLYMAGLMTMPMLIIEVLLMSSMYTNKQRNVLVVAISTLALVGFFFLIRDQTAVGDKQFAKSMIPHHAAAILMARAAKLSDPELQKLQQDIISAQEKEIRQMKDKIAELDK, from the coding sequence ATGGAAACACACAATCAACATACCGACCAGGCTCGGTCAATGCAGCAGGGCCACACGATGGCTGGGCAAAACCACTACGGCAAATTAGCCATCATGGGAGTCTTGTCCTTTTTATCAATGTATACCCTTATGTACTCGATGGTGGACCGCTTTGAAAATGTAATTCCGAACGTCAATCAGTTGTATATGGCTGGCCTGATGACAATGCCAATGCTTATTATCGAAGTACTATTAATGTCGTCCATGTATACAAACAAACAGCGGAATGTTCTGGTCGTCGCGATTAGTACCCTAGCATTGGTCGGCTTTTTTTTCCTCATTCGTGATCAAACGGCGGTTGGCGATAAGCAGTTTGCCAAGTCGATGATTCCGCACCATGCCGCAGCCATTCTGATGGCTAGGGCGGCCAAACTCAGCGATCCCGAACTGCAAAAGTTACAGCAGGATATCATTTCAGCGCAGGAAAAAGAAATCAGGCAAATGAAGGACAAAATCGCTGAACTGGATAAGTAA